The following nucleotide sequence is from Oceanidesulfovibrio indonesiensis.
GTTGTTGCCGTTATTGCAACAGCTTGGTCAGCAATCGCGCTGGCAGCTTTGGCTTACGCCTCAACAAAAACTGAGCCGTGAGTGGGTTCAGTCCGCAGGCCTTCCGCTAACCAAGGTCATGCAGATTAATCAGCTCGCACCGTGCGATACCGTTGAGTCAATGATTCGTGCGTTACGCACCGGAAATTACAGCGTGGTGATTGGTTGGTTATCGGAAGAGTTGACGGAAGAACAGCATTTTCGTCTGACGGAAGCCGCTGAAGAAGGAAATGCGATCGGATTCATTATGCGTCCGGTTCGATCGGATTCTTACCGCAAAGGACAACTTTCTG
It contains:
- the sulA gene encoding SOS-induced cell division inhibitor SulA; amino-acid sequence: LLPLLQQLGQQSRWQLWLTPQQKLSREWVQSAGLPLTKVMQINQLAPCDTVESMIRALRTGNYSVVIGWLSEELTEEQHFRLTEAAEEGNAIGFIMRPVRSDSYRKGQLSGLKIH